The Salinirubellus salinus genome segment GCTGACGAAGAAGCGCGTCGTGACGGTCTCACCGTCCGCGAGTTCGACCGTCCACGTGCCCGCGTCGTCGTCCCACGTCGCCCCCGCCACCTCCCGCTCGAACTCGACGTCCCGACGCAGGTCCAGTCGGTCCGCGGCGAAGTTCAGGTACTCCAGTATCTCCGGCTGTTCGGGGTAGCGCTCGGTCCACTCCCACTCCTCGTACAGGTCCTCGTCGAAGGAGTAGCAGTAGATGTGACTCTCGCTGTCACACCGAGCGCCGGGGTAGCGGTTCCAGTACCACGTCCCGCCGACCTCCTCGCCCTTCTCGAACACGCGGACCGAGAGGCCACGTTCGCGGAGCCTGTGCAGCATGTAGAGCCCGGAGAACCCCGCGCCGACGACGACGGCGTCAACGTCGACGTCGGTGGCTCCGCCGCTCGTGTGTGCGTCACTGTCGGACACGGTCGCTCACTGGGCGTAGATTTCCCCACCCGCGGTTAAACCTGATGCCGTGCTGAACAGGGTGTCTCTCGAACAGGCTGGACAGCCCCTCCCGGAGCTGGCTGAGTGAATACTCAGATTTATGCCGGCTGAGTGCTCACTCAGTCCATGGGAGAGAACGACGACCGCGTGTCCGCGGCCCGCGACGAGGGCTTCGGCGTCTTCCTCGTCGGGATGCGCATCGACCGGCTGCGGGCGGTTCGCGGGGGGCTCCCCGTCGCCGCCGCGGCCCCGCGGATGGTGCGCGAGCAGGCGCCAGCGGGGTTGCTCGGGAGCCGGTACCTCCGCGACGGGTGGCAGGGCCCGACCATCGTCCAGTACTGGGCGTCCTTCGAGGCGCTGGAGCGGTACGTCGCCGCGCCCGGCACGGAACACCGACGCCGGTGGCAGCGGTTCGACGCACGGGCCGCCGAGAGCGACGCCATCGGCATCTGGCACGAGACGTCCCTCGTCGAGTCCTACGAGACGGTGTACCGGCATGTGCCGCCCCACGGCCTCGGGGCGGCGGGGAGCGAACTCGTCCCGGCGGACGCCGAGCGTGAGACCGCGGCCGGCCGACTCGGCCGCGACCCCGACGGTGCGCCGTTCACTCCCGACGGGGAGGTGTCGGGATGAACCACCACGAGTCCGGCTGTCGGGAGCCGCCGACCCCCCTCGTCGGCGTCGTCGCGGGCGGCGTGACGCTCCTCGTGCTGGCGACGGCCTTCTCGCTGCACGCGCTCGACGTGTCGTGGGCGTGGGTGGTCTACCCGCTCGGGTTCGGCGGCGTCCTGCCGCTGGCGATGGGCGTGGCCGCCCGGGCCCGACGCGAGGAGGAGTCACGCCCGACGAGGCGGTCACCCGACGGGCACCACGGCGACACGCCGTCGGCGGCACTCGACGACCTCCGGCTGCGCTACGCGCGTGGCGAACTGGACGAGGCGGCGTTCGAGCGACGGCTCGAGCGCCTGCTGGCGTCGGAGGCGTCCGAAGGAGTGCCAGACCGCTACGACGAGGCGTACTCGGCAGGCGGCGAGACCCCCTCGGCCAGCACCACGCGGTCGAGGTAGTCGAACAGCCGTTCCCTGACCCCTTCGCCCACGTCCCGCATCCCGAGTGCCTTCTCCGCGCCCGCGGTGCCGTCCGTCGTCGTCAGCAGGTACGCCGCGGTGGCCTCGGGGTCGACGTCGCGGAACACGCCGGCCTCGACGCCCTCCCGGAGCACGTCGGCGAGGTCGGTCAACACCGCCCGCTCGTAGGCGGTGAGTCGCTCGCGGAACCGTTCGTTGTGTCGGGCGTGCGCGAGCAACTCCATCACGGCGACGGCGATGCCGGTGTCCACCTCGTCCTCCGGGTCGCCGAGCAGGCGGTCGCAGGCGGCGTAGAGCCGTGTCACGGGGTCGGCGTCGGCGAGTTCGGCGAGGCGACGGGCGATGCGGTCCGTGGCGAACTCGAGGAACGCGATGACGAGGGCCTCCTTGGTGTCGTAGTGGTAGAAGAAGAACGCCTCGCTCTTCTCGGACTCGGCGGCCACCTTCTTGGTGGTGAGGCCGGCGTAGCCGTGGCGGGCCAGCGCCCGCATCACCGCCTGGACGGCCTCCTCGCGGGCCGCGGGTGGCACCTCCGAGACGCCGTCGGCGTCGTCGCTCATACCCGGCGTAGGCCGACCGGTGGGATACGGTTTTCCCCCGACGCGCTCTCGCGTTCGTGACAGCGAGAAGGCTATACGCTCCGGACGCCTCCCGGTAGCATGGTTCACAGCACGACCCGCGAGTTCACGGAGGGTCTCGTCGCCACCTGCCGGACCGCGCTGGGTGACACCCTCCGCAGCGTCGTCCACTTCACCCCCGACGGGTACGGGGTGCTCTACCTCCGGTCGGACCTCGGGGCCGACCCGCACGACGCCCACGAGGCCAAGCGCGCGCTCGTCGAGAACGAGCGACTCGGCTTCGACTCCCGTGAGACGTACAGCGACCTGCAGGAGGCGCCCGGCGTCGACGGGTCGCTCGGGGAGTACCTGTTCACCGTCCGCGCGTTCACCGACGGCTACCTCGCGCGGGTCCTGTACGGCGACCACGGCGTCCTCGTCACCACGGACTCGATGGACATCGACGCGTTCGAGGAGTTCGCCGTCGCCGCCCAGCGGACCCTCGAGGACCTCGCCGACTGACTCCCGACCGGCGGTCTCCCGCCGACGGCGTCACTCCTCGGTCAGTCGGGCGACCACACGGGTCACCTCGTCGAGCATCGCGGTCTGCTCCTCCGTCGCGGCGGCGATGTCGTCGACCTCGGTGGAGACGGCGGTCGCCCCCTCGACGGCGTCCTCGACGAGCGAGGCCACCTCCTCGGTGGAGGCGGCCTGCTCCTCGGTGGCGTCGGCCACCTCGCGGATGCCACGCGAGGTCTCCTCGACCGCCTCGGCGATGTCGTCCAGCGACGCCATCGCATCCTCGACGCGCTCGATACCGTGGTCGACCTGTTCCTCGGTCTCGTCCAGGCTCGCGACGGTCTCCGTCGCGTCCGCCCGGATGTCCTCGACGAGCTGTTCGATCTGGCCGGCCTGTCGCTGTGACTCCTCGGCGAGGCTCTTGACCTCGTCGGCGACGACGGCGAACCCCTGTCCCGCGTCGCCCGCGCGAGCGGCCTCGATGCTGGCGTTGAGCGCCAGCAGGTTCGTCTGCTCGGCGATGCGGTTGATGACCTCGACCACCTCGTCGACCTCGGCGATGCGCTCTTGCAGGCTGGAGAAGTCGTCGGCCATCTCCGTGGCCGCCTCGTCGATGTCGCCCATCACCTCGCGGGCCGTCTCGGCGGACTCGCGGCCCTCGTCGGCGGTCTCGGCGGCCTGTGCGCTCCGGCCGTTCACCTCGTCGGCCGTCGAGGCGATCTCCTCGATGGTGGCGCTCATGTTCGACACCTCGCCCGCGACGTTCTCCATCGACTCGCGCTGGCGCTCGGCGACGCCGGATATCTCCTGGGCGCTCGTCGAGACTCCCTCGGCCGCGTTCTGGAGTTCCTCGACCGGCTCGAGCACGTCCGACTCCACCTCCCGGGTGAGGTGCTCGCGCTGGTCCATCTCCGCTTGCATCTGCTCGGCGTAGGAGTGGATGTAGGTGTCCATCGCCACCTGCTGGTCGAGGTTCATCAGTTTCACCACGGACAGGAGGCGCTCGACGGTGGCGTCGACGGCCGCCTCCACCTCGCCGGCCTGCGGTGCCGTCTCGGGCGAGACGGGTCCGTCAGGTCGGTCGGCCGGGCCGCCGGCGTGCGTGGGTGCCTCGTCCACCCCACCGTCCGTGGCCGGGCCGCTCCCGCGGGCGTACTCGGCCTTCACGTCGCTGGCGACGGCATCGAACAGACCCCGGTAGTAGACGGCGTAGGCGCCGAGGTAGATCTTCGGGCCCAGTCCCAGCAGGTCGTGGAGCTTGCCGATTCGGGCGCGGCGGGCGAAGTAGTCGGTGCCGTACGTGCCTCGACCGAGGTCCTTCAGGTACTGCCGCTGGTCGCGCTTGAGCGCCTCGACCGGCTTGTCGGACTTGTTCAGGATGGCGACCGTCTCGGAGTGGGCCTGCAGGTGGTCGTAGAACTCCTCGACGAGGTCGTCGGCGACGGTCTCGAACGACGGTAGCATCGACTCCAGCCGTGCCTCGTCGGCCGCGTCGAAACCGGTGAACGACTTGCGCCACGCGATCTCCTCGCCGTCGATACCGATGGCGGAACTCAACTCTCCGCCGTCGACCCCCTGTCTGACGGCGGCGGTTATCTTCGGGTCCCCTGACGACATACCCGAACCAACGGAGTCCCCAACTTAAGGTAGCGGGCCCAGTTATCACCGCCGATAGTCGACCACCCGCCGGGGGCGCAGCGTGTGGTGGCTCCACGGCCGAACCCGAGGGGTTTACCCGGGCGAGCGCCGAGGTGACGAGCGATGGACGAAGCGACGGCGTTCGTACCCGGCCACGTCACCGCGTTCTTCAGCGCCCACCGGGACGACGACCCGACGAAGGCCGGCTCGCGTGGGGGTGGACTCGCGCTCTCGGACGGCGTCCGCGTGACCGTCTCGCGGGCGGACGAGCGCGGCGACGCGGGCGCCGACGCCGACCCCGGGCTCTACCTCGACGACGACGCCATCGAGATGGACTCCGTCGCCCGCGTGCTCCAGGCGCTGCGGGTCGAGAACGCCCGCATCGAGGCGACGACACCGCTCCCGCTCGGCTCCGGGTTCGGGGTCAGCGGTGCGACGGCGCTCGGCACCGCGCTCGCGGCGGGGCAGGTGTACGAGCGGCCGCTCTCGGAGGCCGAACTCGTCACTATCGCCCACGGCGCGGAGGTGCAGGCCGGGACCGGCCTCGGCGACGTGGTCGCACAGGCCCGCGGCGGCGTCCCGCTCCGCCTCGAACCGGGCGCGCCCGCCCACGGCCGGATGGACGCCATCCCGAGCGGCCCGCGGCGGGTGGAGTACCTCGCACTCGGCCAGCTCTCGACCGAGGCGGTCCTCTCGGGCGACACCGACCAGCTCTCGGCGGCCGGCGAACGGGCGGTGTCGACCGTGGCCGGCGAGCCGACGATGGGGACCTTCATGGAGGCCGCTCGGCGGTTCGCCCGCGAGGCCGGCCTGCTGACCGACGAACTCCGCGCGGTCGTGACCGACGTGAGCGACGCCGGCGGCGACGCCTCGATGGCGATGCTCGGTGAGACGGTGTTCGCGCTCGACACCGGCCTCTCGGACGCGGGCTACGACCCGGCCGTCTGCGAGGTCCACCGCGCCGGCGCGGTGCTGGAGTGACTCCGCGGCGAAGAGGAGAGAGTTTTCACGAGCGGGTCGCACACTCCCGCTATGACCGACGTGGAGGTACCGGAGTCACACCCCCGGTACGAGTCACTCCTGACGCGCCACCGCATCGAGGAGGGCGTCGAGAAGGGTATCACCTCGAAGCAGGGACTCATCGCGCAGGGCCGCGGCGAGGCGTTCGACTACCTGCTGGGTGAGCGGACCATCCCGAGCGCCCGCGAGGCCGAACGCGTGGCCGCCGCCTACCTCCTGCTGGCCGAGCACCCGGTGCTCTCGGTCAACGGGAACGTCGCGGCACTCTGCCCCGGCGAGATGGTCGAACTCGCCGAGGCGTCCGGGGCGGCCCTCGAGGTGAACCTGTTCAACCGGACGCCCGAGCGGATGCAGGCCATCGTGGACCACCTGCGCGAACACGGCGCCGAGGAGGTGCTGGGACTGACGGCCGACGGGCGTATCCCGAACCTCGACCACGAGCGCGCGAAGGTGGACCGCGAGGGCATCGGGACGGCCGACGTGGTGCTCGTCCCGCTGGAGGACGGCGACCGGGCCGAGGCGCTCGCGGCGATGGGGAAGACGGAACTCGTCGTCGACCTGAACCCGATGAGTCGCTCCGCGCGGTCGGCGACGGTCCCCATCGTGGACAACATCGTCCGGGCGGTGCCGAACGTCACCGAGTCGGTGCGGGAGCTGCGCGACGCGTCTCGTCAGGAACTGGAGGCCATCGTCGAGGCGTTCGACCGTGAGGCGGCGCTGGCGGCGGCCGAACGGGCGATTCGAGAGGGCGGCGAGGAGTAGTGGCCGTCAGGTGAGGAACGCGTCCAGCCCGCGCGCCGGGTAGCCGACGACGTGGTCGACGCCCGCCTCGCGGAGCGCCTCGACCTGTTCTGCGACCGACCCGACGCTCCCGACGAGCGCGTAGTCGCGTACGGCCGCCGAGAGCACCTCGCGTGCTCGTCCCGTCGCCGTCGCGTCCGTGGCTGCACCCTCGGGGAGCGCCCGGCGGACGGGGCCGCGACGGGCAGCGTAGGCCCCCACGGCGTCGAGGATGGCGTCCTCGTCCTCGGCGAGAACCGTGGGTGCGTAGACGGCGACGCCGCCGTCGAACCCGGCCGCGCGGAGCGCCCGGACCTCGCGTTCGGTCGACCGCGAGAGCAGTTCGTACTGGACGCCGCCGGCGGCCAGCGCCACCCGTTCGACGCCCTCCGTGCCGACCCACGCGTCGGGGACGGCCTCGCGGGCGGCACCGAGCCGGGGGGCGACGGCCCGCTCGCGTTCCGCGTCGGTCAGGTAGGCCGGGTGGCCGGCGACGAGGACCCGCTGGGCGGCTGGGGGGACCCGCGAGACGAGCGAGTCGTCTCCGAGCGGGTCGAACCCGTCGGCCCGGACCGGCGTCGTGACGTACAGGTCGACGCGCTCGGCGAGTCGCCGGAGCGTCCGCTCGCTCGGCAGGTGCTCGCGCCCCTCGTAGTCGACGGCGACCCGGTCGACGGGCAGGTCGACCGCGCGCGAGACGTCACACTCGGCGGGTTTCAGTGCGACCGTGTCGATTCCGGCACGTCCCAGCGTCCCCTCGGTCAGCATCTGGTCGGAGTGGGTGTCTCGGGCGTATGGGGCTGTCGTTTCGGGCGAGTGTGGCCGCCCCCGGACGTGCTACTCCCGCTCGGCCGCGACCGGGTCTGCGCGGTAGCCGAGGGTCCGCGCCACTGGAGCCAGCGCCCCGAACACCAGTCTCTGGACGCGGAGCGGCGGGCTGGCGAGATGGAGGAGGTCGTAGCCGTAGGCGTCGTACAGCGCGGCCACCTGAAGCAGGGAGGGGGAACCGTCGGCCCGGAGTTCACCCCGCTCTCCGAGCGCAGCCAAGTCACGGAGGAACGCCTCGGTGCGCAACCCCGGCTCGAGCCGCACGGTGAGGTGGAGCTCCGTCGTCTCGGGGTTCCGCCACGTGTGAGGGGTCCCGGCCGGGACGGTCACCGTCTCCCCTGCGGTGTGTGTCGTCGGTTCGCCGTCCCGGACGAGCTCGAGCGTGCCGCCCTCGACGGTGAACGTCTCGTCCTGCCGGGGATGGACGTGCTCGGCGAGAGGTACCATCTCCGGGACGGCCCAGATGTCGAGTTCCAGCGGGTCGGTCGCGGGGTCGTCGGGCGGTGTGTGGAACAGGGCCCGTTCGCCGGTCACGGGGTTCTCCACGTATGCCGGCTCTGTCGGGTCGATACCGGGAGGTGTCTCGTGGACGGCCATACCGGACGTGGGTGGCGAACAAGCAATTGTTGCCGGGTTTGTCGGGGGCGACCGGCGACGAAATCAACCCGAAAACCGTTCGGTCGCACCGAGCTTCCTAACAAATATTGCCGGTTATTCCGTACCATCTCGTATGCCGACAGCAGCCGAGGCGGGCGAGCGGAGCCGTGTCCTCGACTTCGAGGGGTTCCCCGGCCGGTGGGAGATACTCGAGACGGGCGAGGAGACCGACGGTGAGCGGTTCACGACACGGATGGAACTGGAGGAGCGGTCGGAACTCCCCGTCCACGCGCACCCACACGCCGAGGAACACTACGAGGTGGTCGCCGGCGAACTCGAGGTACAGGTCGGCGACGAGTGGTCGACGCTGACCGCGGGCGAGCGAGCAGTGGTCCCGCCGGACACGCCACACACGTTCCGGAACGAGACGGACGCGGTGGTACTGAACGTCCACAGCCCCGCCCTGCGCTTCGAGGAGTTCTTCCGGGGCTTCCACCGACTCAAGATCGGGCGGGGGGTCGAGATGCCGCCGCGGGGGCCGAAGCCGGCGGTGCTGCTCGCGATGCTCCTCGTGGAACACGAGGACGAACAGGTCGTCGTCAGTCCACCACAATGGGTGTTCCGCGTGCTGGCGAGGGTCGGGTCCCTGATCGGGTACCGGCTCCCGGAGTGAGCCGGCGACCGCCCCGCCGCCTCAATCGAGACCCAGCGCCGGCAGGAGGTCCGCGACGAACGCCCACGCCAGCAACTGCGCGACCGCCATCACCACCATCGCGGCGACGGTGGGGAACGGCCGTTCGTCGCGGGTGAACGTCGCCACGCCCCAGACGGCGAACGGGACGGCGGCCAGCGAGGCGGCCGTCACGACCGGCGGGAGGACCGGCCCGGTCAGCGCGGCGAGCGAGGCGAAGGCGGCCACGACGGCGGCGAGGTGGACCCCGCGGAGCCGACGGGGGGGCCACCGCGTCGGGAGCGTGAACTTCCCGGTGGCCGCGTCGACCTCGCGGTCGGGCCACTGCGTCGCGAGGAGGTTCGCGAACACCAGCAGGGTGAACGGGACGACGGCGAGACAGACCACGAGCGAAGGGGGCGCGAGGACGGTCGCGCCGTAGTGTGGCAGGAGGAGCCCGCCGAGCAGGGCGTTGTCCACCTCCCCGAGGCCGCGGCGCGAGAGCGCTACCGGCGGGAGCGAGTAGGCCCACCCGAGCAGGGCGATGGCCGCGAGGAACAGGAACGCGCCGGGCGACAGCCACCCGACGAGCACGAGGCCGAGCGAGAGGAGCGCACCGACCACGCCGGCGGTGAGCGTGGCGGTCCAGGCGACCGAGCGTGGGACCGTGTCGGCCGCACCCGACCCGCCGGAGAACGGCGTCCGCGAGCCGCGCTCGGAGGTGAGGCGGTCGGTCTCGTAGTCGGCGAACTCGTTGGCGAAGTGGACGCTGGCGGCGACCGGCAGGAGCGCGAGCAGGCCGACCAGGACGGCTCGTGGGTCGAGCGTCGTGCCCGAGCCGACGGCGATGGCGACGCCGAGCGCGTAGACGGCGACTATCAGGAGGAGCTGCGAGGGCCGGGCCATCTGCCAGACCGCCAGCGCCGCCTCGGCGGCGGTCGGTGCGTCGCGTCGGTCCCCCGGTCGCTCGGTGCCGGTCACTCGCCGCTCACGCCTCGCCGTCGGCCAGGCGCCAGCCCTCGTCGACCCGGTCGACGACCTCACGGCGCTCCATCTCGGTCAGCACCTCGTCGAGTCGGCCGGGCTGGGCGATCTCCATCTCCATCCGCTCGACGCGGTGGTACTCCGAGAGGAGGTGGCGGATGCCGTCCGCGTCGTACGGGCCGTCGCCGTCCTTCTCCATCACGCCCGATATCAGGTCGACCATGTCCTCGATGAAGTTCCACGGGTAGACGACCCACGTCCACTCCTCGAGTCGCTCGCCGACGAAGTCGGGGTGGAACTCGCTGGTGCCGAGTAGCTGCAAGGTGGCGGTCCGGACCTCGCCGGCGTTCCGCTCCTCGACGTACTCGTCGGCGCGGCGGATGGAGCCGCCGGTGTCGGCGATGTCGTCGATGACGAGGACGTCCTTGCCCTCGACGCTCCCCTTGGGCATCGGGTAGCGCACCGTCGGCTCGCCCGACTTCTGGGCCGTACCGACGTAGTGTTCCATCTTCAGGCTCGTCAGGTCGTCCAGTCCGAGGAAGTCACAGATACACCGGCCGGCGAACCAGCCCCCACGGGCGAGCGCGACGACCACGTCCGGTTCGAACTCCGCCTCTTTCACGTCCTCCGAGACCTCCCGACAGAGGTCGTAGATGTAGTCCCAGTTCGTGATGGTGCACTTGAACTCCTCGGGCAGGTCGCTCATGTGCGGCGGGACGTATCGCCCGAGGTTAAGTGGTGTGTCTCGCCGTGAGCGGCCGAACTATGCCGGCGGGAGTCCTCGCCGTCGGCATGGACGGACTCGACCTCCCCGAGCGGTTCGCCGACTTCGACCACGCCAGCCACACCCGGCGGGCCATCGACCTCGCCCGCGAGGCCCGCGACCGGGGCGACGACGCCTACGGCTCGGTGCTCGTCCGCGACGACCGAATCGTGGCCGAGGCGCGCAACGCCGTCGTCACCGACGACGACCTCCGGGCGCACCCGGAACTGGAACTCGCCCGGCGCGCGGTCCGAGAGTTCACCCCCGAGGAGCGAGTGGAGACGGTGCTGTACACCTCGACGGAGCCGTGTCCGATGTGTGCGGGCGGCATCTACCACGCTGGGCTGGCGGCGGTGGTCTACAGCGTCTCGGCCGAGCGGGCGGGCCAACTCGGGACGGACCTGGTGGTGCCGTCGCGCGACGTGTTCGCGGGCGGGGCGCGTGACGTCGCGGTCGCCGGCCCGGTGTGTGCCGAGGCGGGCGAGGCGCTCCACGAGTGACCGTGCCGCCGCCAGAATTGTTCGTCACCTGAATAAACGCTTAGGAGCGTGTGTCACGTACGCGTCCCACATGGTTGGGTTCTACGCCGGGTCCGACGGGAGCTACTACACCGAGTGGGAGGTCGCCCTGCGGATGGAGTCTGGCGACTGGGAGCCCTGCATGTGGGACACCGAGACGGGCTGGGAACTCGTCGAGGGCGACGGCGGTCTCGTCTGGCTCGTCCCCGTCGAGGCCTCGGACCTCCCCGCCTGGGTCGAGGTCAGGGAGACGCCCGAGGGGCCGGGCGACGAGGTCGTCGACACGCGTGGCTGACCGGACGCGCCCCGGGCGGCAGGAACCGACCGGCCTTTTGTGATGGCCACAGTAGGCGGCGCCATGACCGACGAGTCCCCACCCGACGCTCCCCGACGCCGGGCGGTGCTGGCGACGCTGGCCGGCGGTCTCGGCGTCTCGCTGGCCGGGTGTTCCAGCGGTCCCTCCTCCCCGACCCCCTCGGCCACCCCGCGGCCGACCGACCCGTCGACCGACTCCCCGACGGACGACGGGACCCCGACGGGCACCGACGTGCCGGTCGAGCGCCTCCGCACGCTGGGTGCGAGCGTCTACCACCTCTACGCCGTCGGCGCGTTCGAGGACGCTCGCCGCTACTACGCCGACCGTTTCGACGCCGACCTCGACACCGAGGAACTCCGCGGCGGCTGGGACGCGTGGACGGCCACCGCCGGCCGGTTCGAGGGCGTCGCCGGCACCGTCCACCGTACGCAGGAGGGGTTCGACGTGGTGAAGGTCGTCGGCGCGTTCCAGACCGGCCTCGTCGCCATCGACTTCGTCTTCGGTGGGAACGCCGACGTGGTCGGCCTGTTCCACAGCAACCCGAACACGGGTGAGTACGCGCCGCCGGGCTACGCCGCGAGCGAGGCGGTCGTCGAGTCCGGGGTGGCGCTCTCCGAGGCGTCCTGCGGCCTCCCGGCGGTGCTGACGACGCCGAGCGACTCGGGGAGCGGGACCGTCCCCGGCGTCGTCCTCGTCGGCGACGACGGCCCCCGGGACCGGAACGGCGCGGTCGGACCGAACCGCCCCCTGCAGGACCTCGCGTGGGGACTGGCCGACCGCGGCGTGGCGAGTCTCCGCTACGACTCGCGCGCACTCTCCTGCGACTCGCTCGCCCCCGAGGCGACGACGCTCGACGCCCTCGTCGAGGACGCCACCGTCGCCGTCGAGCGACTTCGCTCGCTCGACGGCGTGGGACCGGTCGCCGTCCTCGGGCACGGCCTCGGCGGGTGGATCGCCCCCCGCGTCGCGGCCGCGGCGACCGTCGACGGCGTGGCCGTCCTTGCGGCGCCCGGCCGACCGCTCACGACGACGCGCCCCGAGGCCGCCCAGCGCGTCGCCGAGGTCGACGGGACCGTCGAGGACACCGAGCAGCGGTGGGTCGACCACGTCACGAGCGAGGCCGACC includes the following:
- a CDS encoding DUF4188 domain-containing protein encodes the protein MGENDDRVSAARDEGFGVFLVGMRIDRLRAVRGGLPVAAAAPRMVREQAPAGLLGSRYLRDGWQGPTIVQYWASFEALERYVAAPGTEHRRRWQRFDARAAESDAIGIWHETSLVESYETVYRHVPPHGLGAAGSELVPADAERETAAGRLGRDPDGAPFTPDGEVSG
- a CDS encoding SHOCT domain-containing protein; its protein translation is MNHHESGCREPPTPLVGVVAGGVTLLVLATAFSLHALDVSWAWVVYPLGFGGVLPLAMGVAARARREEESRPTRRSPDGHHGDTPSAALDDLRLRYARGELDEAAFERRLERLLASEASEGVPDRYDEAYSAGGETPSASTTRSR
- a CDS encoding TetR/AcrR family transcriptional regulator; the protein is MSDDADGVSEVPPAAREEAVQAVMRALARHGYAGLTTKKVAAESEKSEAFFFYHYDTKEALVIAFLEFATDRIARRLAELADADPVTRLYAACDRLLGDPEDEVDTGIAVAVMELLAHARHNERFRERLTAYERAVLTDLADVLREGVEAGVFRDVDPEATAAYLLTTTDGTAGAEKALGMRDVGEGVRERLFDYLDRVVLAEGVSPPAEYASS
- a CDS encoding DUF7522 family protein yields the protein MVHSTTREFTEGLVATCRTALGDTLRSVVHFTPDGYGVLYLRSDLGADPHDAHEAKRALVENERLGFDSRETYSDLQEAPGVDGSLGEYLFTVRAFTDGYLARVLYGDHGVLVTTDSMDIDAFEEFAVAAQRTLEDLAD
- a CDS encoding globin-coupled sensor protein, which translates into the protein MSSGDPKITAAVRQGVDGGELSSAIGIDGEEIAWRKSFTGFDAADEARLESMLPSFETVADDLVEEFYDHLQAHSETVAILNKSDKPVEALKRDQRQYLKDLGRGTYGTDYFARRARIGKLHDLLGLGPKIYLGAYAVYYRGLFDAVASDVKAEYARGSGPATDGGVDEAPTHAGGPADRPDGPVSPETAPQAGEVEAAVDATVERLLSVVKLMNLDQQVAMDTYIHSYAEQMQAEMDQREHLTREVESDVLEPVEELQNAAEGVSTSAQEISGVAERQRESMENVAGEVSNMSATIEEIASTADEVNGRSAQAAETADEGRESAETAREVMGDIDEAATEMADDFSSLQERIAEVDEVVEVINRIAEQTNLLALNASIEAARAGDAGQGFAVVADEVKSLAEESQRQAGQIEQLVEDIRADATETVASLDETEEQVDHGIERVEDAMASLDDIAEAVEETSRGIREVADATEEQAASTEEVASLVEDAVEGATAVSTEVDDIAAATEEQTAMLDEVTRVVARLTEE
- a CDS encoding pantoate kinase, with amino-acid sequence MDEATAFVPGHVTAFFSAHRDDDPTKAGSRGGGLALSDGVRVTVSRADERGDAGADADPGLYLDDDAIEMDSVARVLQALRVENARIEATTPLPLGSGFGVSGATALGTALAAGQVYERPLSEAELVTIAHGAEVQAGTGLGDVVAQARGGVPLRLEPGAPAHGRMDAIPSGPRRVEYLALGQLSTEAVLSGDTDQLSAAGERAVSTVAGEPTMGTFMEAARRFAREAGLLTDELRAVVTDVSDAGGDASMAMLGETVFALDTGLSDAGYDPAVCEVHRAGAVLE
- a CDS encoding 4-phosphopantoate--beta-alanine ligase; translation: MTDVEVPESHPRYESLLTRHRIEEGVEKGITSKQGLIAQGRGEAFDYLLGERTIPSAREAERVAAAYLLLAEHPVLSVNGNVAALCPGEMVELAEASGAALEVNLFNRTPERMQAIVDHLREHGAEEVLGLTADGRIPNLDHERAKVDREGIGTADVVLVPLEDGDRAEALAAMGKTELVVDLNPMSRSARSATVPIVDNIVRAVPNVTESVRELRDASRQELEAIVEAFDREAALAAAERAIREGGEE
- a CDS encoding DUF7388 family protein encodes the protein MLTEGTLGRAGIDTVALKPAECDVSRAVDLPVDRVAVDYEGREHLPSERTLRRLAERVDLYVTTPVRADGFDPLGDDSLVSRVPPAAQRVLVAGHPAYLTDAERERAVAPRLGAAREAVPDAWVGTEGVERVALAAGGVQYELLSRSTEREVRALRAAGFDGGVAVYAPTVLAEDEDAILDAVGAYAARRGPVRRALPEGAATDATATGRAREVLSAAVRDYALVGSVGSVAEQVEALREAGVDHVVGYPARGLDAFLT
- a CDS encoding cupin domain-containing protein translates to MAVHETPPGIDPTEPAYVENPVTGERALFHTPPDDPATDPLELDIWAVPEMVPLAEHVHPRQDETFTVEGGTLELVRDGEPTTHTAGETVTVPAGTPHTWRNPETTELHLTVRLEPGLRTEAFLRDLAALGERGELRADGSPSLLQVAALYDAYGYDLLHLASPPLRVQRLVFGALAPVARTLGYRADPVAAERE
- a CDS encoding cupin domain-containing protein, with protein sequence MPTAAEAGERSRVLDFEGFPGRWEILETGEETDGERFTTRMELEERSELPVHAHPHAEEHYEVVAGELEVQVGDEWSTLTAGERAVVPPDTPHTFRNETDAVVLNVHSPALRFEEFFRGFHRLKIGRGVEMPPRGPKPAVLLAMLLVEHEDEQVVVSPPQWVFRVLARVGSLIGYRLPE
- a CDS encoding prenyltransferase, whose protein sequence is MTGTERPGDRRDAPTAAEAALAVWQMARPSQLLLIVAVYALGVAIAVGSGTTLDPRAVLVGLLALLPVAASVHFANEFADYETDRLTSERGSRTPFSGGSGAADTVPRSVAWTATLTAGVVGALLSLGLVLVGWLSPGAFLFLAAIALLGWAYSLPPVALSRRGLGEVDNALLGGLLLPHYGATVLAPPSLVVCLAVVPFTLLVFANLLATQWPDREVDAATGKFTLPTRWPPRRLRGVHLAAVVAAFASLAALTGPVLPPVVTAASLAAVPFAVWGVATFTRDERPFPTVAAMVVMAVAQLLAWAFVADLLPALGLD
- a CDS encoding phosphoribosyltransferase; this translates as MSDLPEEFKCTITNWDYIYDLCREVSEDVKEAEFEPDVVVALARGGWFAGRCICDFLGLDDLTSLKMEHYVGTAQKSGEPTVRYPMPKGSVEGKDVLVIDDIADTGGSIRRADEYVEERNAGEVRTATLQLLGTSEFHPDFVGERLEEWTWVVYPWNFIEDMVDLISGVMEKDGDGPYDADGIRHLLSEYHRVERMEMEIAQPGRLDEVLTEMERREVVDRVDEGWRLADGEA
- a CDS encoding nucleoside deaminase, giving the protein MPAGVLAVGMDGLDLPERFADFDHASHTRRAIDLAREARDRGDDAYGSVLVRDDRIVAEARNAVVTDDDLRAHPELELARRAVREFTPEERVETVLYTSTEPCPMCAGGIYHAGLAAVVYSVSAERAGQLGTDLVVPSRDVFAGGARDVAVAGPVCAEAGEALHE